The Citrus sinensis cultivar Valencia sweet orange chromosome 4, DVS_A1.0, whole genome shotgun sequence DNA segment CTGTCAAGGTAAATTTCGAAAAAATAAGGTGCtaggtgaatttttttttttttttaaggctttAATTGTTTGATCTGGTTTTCAGTTTTGTTTGTTACAGCTCTATGAAGACGACACGTGCCTGTGTATTTTGGATACCAATCCTCTGAGTCTTGGGTAAGGTATCATCTAtccaatataaatttttattacattctTGCTGATGTTAGTAGAATTAGAAGGTTCTGGAAATGAAGTCTGTACTCGTGAGTCTGTGATAATTTATAcgttcatttttgttttcgaaatctttgattttaattttattttgtttgtggtCTGCTCATTACAGTTTCGTGCTTGTTTCTTAGGCACTCTCTTATTGTCCCGAAATCTCATTTCTCTTGCTTGGATGCGACTCCTCCATCTGTAAGTAAATTTCTAGTTTGTGGAGTCCTTATGCATTGTCTGTTTTATATAATGTGTATTGTCATTGTTACTTTATAATACAAGGATTGACTAATATTAGGTATATATAAGATACAAACTCCAACAAAAATTTGGTTTATCTTGcacaaaacttgaaatttctagaacaaaagttgaaatgaacttgaaaattaacaaCATGGGCACTTCTTGGCGAGCAGAAGATTTCGGTTGAGATTGGTGGTTGTGGCTATCATATCTCTGTCCAGTATTGTTGTATCTACGAAGGAACTCCCATTTCAGAATGAGGTAAAAGGTCCATGTAAAAGAATTTGCTTGTTGAAGCAGTTGTTAGTAGTATTTATGAAGCAAAGATTCTTTCATGACTTTGGCTGACTTACAACTGTATCATGGTTGTGTGTCTGTCTCTCCATGTGTTTGAAATTACTGAggaaatcgaaaaaaaaaaaaaaaaaaatctggtTTGCATCAAACCATGTTGATGTCATGATATACTTCTCAAAGACTGTGAGAAGGTGCTGCTATAAGACATATGAAGCAAGTGAACACACAGTTTACATCAAAACATGGTAAATTCACTCTAAACAATTTGTAGGGTACTTATGGAGTCATAGTGAATGTTTGAGTTGGGTGTTCCAGTCACAGCGCCAGCAAGTGGGAAGTTCTGGATATTGGAAATACAGGATAAGATAGATTGTGCTGTCTTGTTTTTCGTGGTTCTACTTTTATCAAACTTTTACCATTTCACTGTGAACCTCTTGAAGGAACCTTGAGGTGCATGTATGAGCATTTTGACAGCGTTCTTTCTGGTTCTCCATTCTCTACAACAAAATTAGAATCTGAATGTTTCTCATGTAGATATTTGCCAGTACTTTCAAATCATGGTCTTTCCAGTAATAGTAGTTTGTATTCTAATATAGGATTATATGTTTTTGCTTAATGGATGCCTTTTTGACAATAGGGGCTCAAATGTCTTAATAAATAGTAATCCTGTCTGTTGTAGTCACGACACATGCATGATTACTAACGTATAATTGTCTGTCCATTTGTTCAAACATTAGATTCTACCGGTCAAGGAGAATAATAATTCTGTTAAGTGTGTAGTAATATCCTCATTGATcaaactctcatttcctatAAGATTTCTTGCCCATTTTATGTTGCTGGAGTTTGCCATcccttttaaaaatttcagtaCAGGAGTTCTTATCTAGAAAGATCCatttttctttgtcttttaTGTGTATTTCAATGAGTTTGTTGGGCAGGTGGTAGCTGCAATGTGCGCAAAGGTACCTTTAATCAGCAATGCAATCATGAAAGCCACAGATGCTGGTATGTGCCAAATTTTCTATACGGCGGTTACAACTAAGTTATCTCACTCTCACCTCCCTCTTTTTTTCTTGCCCAGTTACTCTCTTGGCTTCTTGGCTCTATCATGTATAAAAAGTGCTACTGGTTGGGGGTATTTTGGCATTGTGAATGTGATTTCAGTGATGTCACATGGACAATAGTGATAAAATTATGGAGACCAAATTTTGTTGTTCAGTAATATCTGTTAGAATGTCATTGTTGACagtgaatatttttctgaTGTATATGAGTTACATATACTGAAACTTCTTGTTAGACACACTATTGTActtatttagttatttgttTTGTGCATTTGCTTTGAATGATTTGATACTGCATGTGGGAGTGGCTGATTTGCTTTTCATGAACTTGTTCATTGGGTAAATTACAGGGTGATTAGGTACTTGCATGAAGCAATGAATTTCAGTGTCCTGGCTCTTATGGCCCGTGATTTCTGTTCTATATAGCAAATCTTCTATGGCCTGAAGACATTAGCTTTGACTTTCCTAGTCTTTCATGATAATGATTCTTGATATTGTAAACATACAGCGATGGTTTCATACTTGTCTATGCTACTTTAGATGTTCTTTCTCATTACGTCCTCGAAGAGGAATATTTGATGTTAGGCAGCTTAAATGTTGAGGTTATGCTAATGAAAACATCAGTTCATCAACATAGTGACTCTACTTCTGCAAAGTGATGGGACCATTTGTAAATCTTACAAGAGAAATGTTTTATGCTTCTTCATTACGCATTGCTGTACTAGCAAAACTGTTCCTATCAGCAGATTAATTTATCCTATTTGGCATTTGAATGATGCAGATTCATTCAACTTGCTGGTTAACAATGGTGCAGCTGCTGGCCAGGTTATATTTCACGTAAGTTGTTACAAGTTCCAGTCAAAAGGATCTTGACAATAAATTGCATGCCAATATATTGTATTtgtcttctttctttccttcCCCACCTCTTTTGTTTGGTTTATCAAACTGAACTTAGATGTAGTGTTGTGGCAATTATTTGATCTACATTGAcgagaacaataaattttgacattttggttttgaaatttggaaatttcAGACTCATATCCATATAATTCCCAGAAAGGCACATGATTGCTTATGGACTTCTGAGGTAACTGTTACTTATTTGCTTTCTTATTCCTTGCAAGCAAAACTTCAAGGAGAGATCAATTAATGTTTGGAGTTTTTCCAGAGTTTGAGGCGGCGTCCCTTAAAGATAGACCAGGAAACCTCTCAACTGGCTGATCAAGTACGAGAAAAGTTATCAAACATTTGTGAATGTAGTAGCAAGGGTCAAGAATCCAGTCTCTCATGAATCGTGATGTTT contains these protein-coding regions:
- the LOC102617591 gene encoding adenylylsulfatase HINT3 isoform X1, whose translation is MGTPKRRLAVLSSHLLPTGPAPSSSSSSGVSASFCAQQRLSRSQESGHENDCVFCKIIRGESPAVKFCLLQLYEDDTCLCILDTNPLSLGHSLIVPKSHFSCLDATPPSVVAAMCAKVPLISNAIMKATDADSFNLLVNNGAAAGQVIFHTHIHIIPRKAHDCLWTSESLRRRPLKIDQETSQLADQVREKLSNICECSSKGQESSLS
- the LOC102617591 gene encoding adenylylsulfatase HINT3 isoform X2; the protein is MGTPKRRLAVLSSHLLPTGPAPSSSSSSGVSASFCAQQRLSRSQESGHENDCVFCKIIRGESPAVKLYEDDTCLCILDTNPLSLGHSLIVPKSHFSCLDATPPSVVAAMCAKVPLISNAIMKATDADSFNLLVNNGAAAGQVIFHTHIHIIPRKAHDCLWTSESLRRRPLKIDQETSQLADQVREKLSNICECSSKGQESSLS